Below is a window of Patescibacteria group bacterium DNA.
CAATCTTTCCCATAAAACCATGGAACTTTTGCTCTATGGATTGAAATACCACGGATTGAAATCAGCGGCCATACCCTGTGCGCGTCTGCTTGCGCGCGCGCTCACGGAAAACTACTCTTTATCAGAGCGCCCGGTCTCCGCAGCCTTCTGCCCTATTCCTCTCCATCCACAGCGCGAGAGGGAACGCGGCTATAACCAAGCACGCTTGATCGGCAAGGCACTCTCGCATGAGCTTTCGCTTCCCCTTCGAGAGCTCCTTATCCGCACACGCGCAACTAAGGATCAGGTGAAATTAAACCGCGCACAGCGGCTCCTCAACCTTGACGGCGCATTCGAACCGCAGCAAGATGCCATTCTGCAGGAACAGGTCGTGTTTCTTATTGATGACGTGGTCACCAGCGGCGCGACGCTGCATGCCGCGGCATCCGCCCTTCGGAAACAGTGGCCGCATTTACAAATCTGGGGACTGGCGGTGGCATACCATGCGCATGGAAACAATTAATTCTTAACTTTGTAATAAACTTGCCCAGTATATCAACATCCAACGCCACACGTGACGCGGATGGTAGTGTACTCTTGTATGGTTGCGAACTTGTAGTGTTGGTGCACAATCTTGTGTGAAGATAACGTGTGGCGATCGGTGAGGGAGGCGTGAAGGTACATCTCGACGTTCTTACCAGACCCTTCTATCTCATCATTATTTACTACTCATAAGTTTATGCCTCCCTCTTGGATGTTGTATTATCTGGGCTTGATTATTGTGAGATAATTTCGTATCCTTTCCCTGCTGGTTCTTTAACGCGGAGAAATGGCTGAATGCCAGTCAAAGACATCCGGCGGGCGTTCATAGACGCCCGGGCGACACGAAACCTCAAATTTTATATTGCGAGGCATCGCCCGAACAAATTATATGGAGAGGTGGCTGAGTGGCCGAAAGCGGCGCCGTGCTAAGGCGTTAGGGATGCAAGTCCCTCGTGGGTTCGAATCCCACCCTCTCCGAATGAGTTTACGAATGAGGAAAGAGTTCCGCAACTGCTTGCGTGGCGTGTGGAATGAGAAAGGTTTGGCGATGTGCGCGAAGCGGAATCTTTACCCCGATGCATATCGGGGCCACCCTCTCCGAATTTGAAAATTATAAAATTAAAACACATGGAGGGGTCGCATAGCGGTTTAGTGCACCGGTCTTGAAAACCGGAGTACCGCAAGGTACCGTGAGTTCGAATCTCACCCCCTCCGCCAGACTTCGCCAAGGCTACGTCTAGGCTAGCCTGAAGCCTTGAATAAAATAAATAAAGTGATATGTTTTATACTTACATACTCAAAGAGAAACAAAAACATCATTTCTATGTTGGTTCGTCGAATGATCTGAATGAACGCCTTCAAGAACACGCACAAGGATTAACAAGATCAACAAGAGGAAGGGTGTGGAATCTGTATTGTTATTTCGCATTCCCAAGTGAAACGCTTGCAAGAAAATTTGAACAATATTTAAAGACTGGATCTGGAAGAGCTTTTGCCAAACGGCATTTTGAATTTCAAGTTGACGAAGCTTTAGCGTAGTCACTCTCACCCCCTCCGCCAGACTTCGCCAAGGCTACGTCTAGGCTAGTACCGTATCTCGTTAACGTCCCATAGTGATCCGCTTCCAGATTTTATTAAAACTCAAGCTGAAAGGCGTATTTCCCGCTATGGGAGACCAAAGAGATACGGCACTAGTCTGTAGCCTTGAATAAATAAAGCGCATCCGCCAATGAGGGAACATAACCTCATATGAAGAAGAAACATACGGATGAATCGAATATGGTATACTGGAAACATGAAAAAATTCATGTTTTTCTTTTTTATTTTTGCGGCTTTTTTTGACACAGGAACGCGCGCGGAAGCGGCAGAGACGCTCGCGGAGCGCTTACGCGGGCGCATTCTCCTGCAAGTCGAGAGCTATGGCAGAGCATGGTATGTGAATCCGGCGGATGGGACGCGGTATTATCTCAAGGACGGAGAAACCGCGTTTGAACTTATGCGCTCATTCGGGCTGGGGATTACGGACCGCGATCTCGCAAAAATTCCCATTGCACGCGGGCAGGCGGCGGATCGCACATTGGCAGCCCGGCTCTCAGGGCGCATTCTCCTGCAGGTGGAAAAGCGCGGAGAAGCGTGGTATGTGAACCCTTCAGATGGCCTGCGCTATTACCTGCAAGACGGAAATGCGGCGTATGCGCTCATGCGCCAATTTGGGCTGGGGATAAAAGACAAGGACTTGCGGAAGATTGAAATGAACGATGTGCAGATCGTGCAAGATACTACGTTTGATGACGTGGCGTATGTGAAACTCTCGGGAGGCGACATTGTCGCGGAAAAACACCAAAACCAAATCCTCCCTCCTGCTTCGCTCACGAAACTCATGACCGCACTCGTGCTTATCGACCATGATTTTGATTTTCACCGGACGCTAACCCTAACCGCCGATGCCCTTGCCTTCCCCAAGGCGCTCGTGGGCGACGATACCACCAGCGAGATTGAACTTGAAGCGGGAGACCAGGTGCAGGCCGACGATCTGTTTATCGCCATGCTGGTGGCGTCTTCCAACCAGGCGGCGATTGCCTTGGTGGATGCGAGCGGCATGACGCGCGAGGAGTTTATCGCCGCCATGAACGCGCGCGCGAAAGCCATGGGATTGACGCGCACCCGCTTCTTTGATCCGGCGGGGCTCGACGCGCATACCGTCACGACGCCCTATGAAATGGCGCTCATTGCGCAAGAGGCGTTTCTCGCGCCGGAAATCTTTGCGGCCGCGCGGCAAGATGCGCATACCATTACCATGCAGCAGCCGCCGTACCGTTCATTGTTTGTCACTGACCGCAATACCACGCTGAAGCCCTACCATCCTGACGCAGTAAAAGTCGGATTTCTCATCGAAGCCCAGCGCTGCGTGGCGTTGATGAAGGACGGCGATATTGTCGTGATCATGCATGCGCGGAGCATGAGCGAGAGAAACGGCATACTGAACAAGCTGCTCAGCCGCGAATGACAAACCGTTTAAGACGACTGCGGCCGCAAGATATCCCACCGCGCCCTTGCACCTTGAGACAGTAGAAGAACTCAAACGATGGTAGCTATTTTTCGACCTTCGGAAATTTTAAGCCCTTATTACACGATTTAAACGACTCGTTTTCTTGAAAAAGCATTCTCAAAAGTATTGTTCTACAGTCTCACCTTATAATCCTCTTTTTACATACCCTGCGGTGGCGCCCTGGACAGCTAACGAATGAAGAAAACTTGCCGCCTGGGTAAAAATCTACTACAGTGAATTAAGGAAACCACCCCATCCCCTTCCCGCGTCAAGCTCGGGACAGGCTCTTAGTAAGGAGGGGACGTGAGGGAAGGTCTCTGTGATGTGATTGAAATTCCGATGTAATGAGTTTTGGAAAATAACGATCATTATTTAATAAACACGCAGCCTTATGGTAAATGACAACCCCGCGCCATTCTCTTATCCCCTCACGTGGTCCTTCCCGGAGTACCCGAAACATGAGAGAACCGCAGGATGGTTCATCATTGCGGTACTCATCGGCGGTGCGCTCTTCGCATATGCGCTCCTCACAGGCAATTATTTGTTCGCCAGCATCATTATATTCATATCGCTCATCATCGCCCTCCAGCACTTCCGCCATCCCCTCACTATTGATTTTGCCATCACTGAGGACGGCATCAGCCTTGCCGGGAAAGCGCTGCCTTGGAAAGATATTAAGTCATTCTGGATGATCTACGAACCGCCAGAGGTAAAAACACTTTACTTCACCTTCAAAGGGCTGCGCCCCACCCTGAAGATCCCCATTGCCGAGCAAAATCCCCTCCACATCCGCGAAGCGCTCAACCCTTATGCGGAAGAAGACCTGGAGCAAGAAAATGAATCGTTTTCAGATGCAGTGGGAAGGATGTTCAAATTGTGAAATTTTCAATGCTCAATTTCTCCCCCTACGAGAGATCTCCCGAAGGGAGACAATTTTCAAATAATTCTCAATGCATCAATATTTCAATGTTTGAAAATTGAATCATTGGAGCATTAATTGTAAATTGAGAATTGGAAATTGAAAATTTTATCATGTGCGCCCGTCGTTCAATGGATAGGACACAAGATTGCGGATCTTGTAATGCAGGTTCAATTCCTGCCGGGCGCAAAAAGTGCGGGGTGAAATTCCCTGCAAGGACAACGATTGGCCTTATAATGATAGAAACCCTAGGTAGGGGGTTTTTATTTTTATACTAAAATGCCTGACTAATCGAATTTGTCATTCCTGATTTAATCAGGAATCCAGAAACAAAAATACGCAAAAACGTTCGTGGTGTCGGTTTTTATTTTCTTCTCTGGATTCCCGCTTTCGCGGGAATGACGACGGGGAAATCGAAAATGGAGTAGCAGTTGAGTATAGTTGATAATTTCATCCAACCGCCGCATACTGATAACATGAATACCCTTTCTCTTTCTGATTCTCTTGCAGAACTCGGGCCCATGGGAAAACGGCTGAGCTCCCGTTTGAAGAGCCTCGGCATTATGAGCATCGAGGATCTGCTCTTTCACTATCCCTTCCGCTACGAGGACTGGTCTCGAGTTCTGCCTATCAAAAATCTCATCCCCGGCATGCAAGCCACGGTGAGCGCGACGGTAAAAACTATTTCATTCCGTCCCGGGCGATGGAAGATAAAACCGCTCATTGAAGCGCTCCTTGAGGACCAGAACGGCGATCACATTCGCGCGGTATGGTTCAACGCGTCATACCTTATTAAAACCCTTACCCCGGGCACCGCGCTTCTGCTTTCCGGAAAAATTGACCGCTCAAAAGACGCGCTCCAACTCACCCATCCCGTATGGGAAAAAAACACAACTCACGCCCCAATGCATACCGCGCGTATTATCCCGATTTATCATGCGACGAACACCATAAGCCAAAAACAGATCCGCTCGCTTATGGCAGTTTCTCTTCAAAATATCCCCTCCATCCCTGATCCGCTTCCCTCGTGGATAGCGTCAGGCGCCAAAATCATCCCTCTTGATCGCGCGATCCGCGCCATCCATTTCCCGTCCACGTGGGCGGCTTTGAGTGCGGCGCAAACGCGGCTGAAATTCGACGAATTATTCCTTTTACAACTGCGCAGCGCGCTTGCCCGACAGGAGCTTACTGCGCTTAAAAGTACCCCCATTCCGTTCCATGAGACTCTTACGCGCACATTCGTTGCCCGTCTCCCTTTCAAGCTCACCACCGCACAGAGAAAAGCCGCCTGGGAAATTATTAAAGACCTCGGGAAGGGCAAGCCGATGAACCGCCTCCTGGAGGGCGATGTGGGATCGGGAAAGACCGTGGCCGCCGCCATTGCCGCCTTAAATGTGATTGCGAGCGGCCATCAGGTCGCCTATCTTGCGCCCACCGCCATACTCGCGGCACAGCAGTTCGCGACGTTTTGCCGTCTTTTTTCCGACACCCCCCTATGTCCCCCCCTTACGAAGGGGGGGAACGGGGGGGTCTTCACCATCGCGCTCATCACGCAGGGGGATATCAGGGTGAATAAAATTCAAAGTTTCCCGCCTCAGCGGGATCCCGCATACCTTAGAGAATCAGATTCAAGGGGCGGGACAAAACCCAAAGTTCAAAATGAGAGAGGGTATAAAAAAATTTCTAAGCAGGAGCTTGCAGTACTGTTAAGAAAAGGGAGAGTCGACATTTCGATTGGCACACATGCTTTACTTTCTGAACATATCCAATTTCAAAAACTGGCACTGGTCATCGTCGATGAACAGCACCGTTTCGGCGTCAACCAGAGAGCTGCGCTCCTGCGCAGATCAGCGCAGATAAAAACGCAGATAGACGCAGATGCTGATGACTTTCTATATAAGGAATTGACATATCAAATAAGAGGAGCAGCATTTGAAGTGGCAAATAGCTTAGGCCTCGGTTTGAAAGAAAATGTGTACCAAAAAGCACTTGAAGAATCATTAAAACAAAAAAGGCTCTTATATGAGCGAGAAAAATCAATTAATGTCTCATTCCACGATACGCGCGTGGGCAGCTTTAAGCCTGATTTTATTATTGACCAAAAGGTTATCGTAGAACTTAAAGCACTACCTTTTATTGGTAAAATTGAAGAAAAGCAACTCTGGAGTTACCTCAAAGGTTCAAATTACAAAGTTGCGTTACTCATCAATTTTGGCAACGATAAACTGGATATCAGAAGAATAATCTACGACACCGCGAGAGATAAAACGCCCCAACCGTCACCAAATCAGCATGCATCTGTGATTAATCAGCACATGTCTGCATCAAGTGATCTGCGACCATCTGCGTCTCATCTGCGTGAATCTGCGTATGTGCCGCATCTGTTGTCCATGACCGCCACTCCCATTCCCCGTTCGCTTGCGCTGGTCGCCTACGCGGACCTAGATTTGTCAATCATCAATGAGCTGCCCAAAGGCCGCGCGCCGATTACCACTAAAATCATCCCGCCTGAACAACGGCAAGACGCGTATAATCTCATCAAGCAAGAGCTCTCATCCGGTCATCAAGCATTTATCATTTGCCCGCTCATTGATCCTTCCGATGCCTTAGGCGTGAAATCGGTGAAAGAGGAAGCAGAGCGCTTGAAACGAGAACACTTCCCCCATGTGAATCTCGCCGCGCTCCATGGCCGCATGACGCCTGCGTCAAAAGACAAGATCATGGGCGCGTTTGCACAAGGAAGTATCCAGGTGCTGGTATCCACGCCAGTGGTCGAAGTGGGCATTGACGTGCCGAATGCCACGGTAATCCTTATAGAAAGCGCAGAACGGTTTGGGCTGGCGCAACTCCATCAGCTCCGCGGCCGGGTGGGAAGGAGCACCCACTCCTCGTGGTGCTTGCTCGCGACCGAAACAGAACAAGAGGAGGCGTTGAAACGCCTCCACGCGGCGGTCTCCTCCCGCGACGGCTTTGCGCTCGCCGAAATTGACCTAGAGATGCGCGGACCGGGAGAAGTGTACGGCACCCAGCAATCCGGCTTCCTCGACACTTTAAAAATCGCCAAGCTTACCGATGTCATCATCCTTAAGCAATCAAAAGAGACGGTTGCCCGCCTCCTCCAAGAAGATCCCGCGCTTTCCCGCTACCCCTTACTCCAGCGCCGCCTCGCCGTATTCGAGGAATCAGTGCATTTTGAATAGCATCTGCGCTCCGCGCATATCGAAGATAAACGCCAATTATTACCGCGTATTTATCAAAGAAAAGTTTGAAATAATTTTTACTTTAAACTAAACTCAATCAATGACTTTTTAACTTCGTTGTCATTAACTTTAAAGCCAGACAAATATACAACTTCTTCGCGGTAATCAACATCATCAAAATAAGCAAGTTGATTTCGAAACATTCTTTCATTAAATTCACTTCCAAAAATCTGTCTAGTTTTTTTAATAATTTCCACGATTGAATGATAATCCCTCATGATGAAATAAAGATCCACGCAGTCTTTCCACTTGGCGCGCATGCCCAAAGCGTAAGCTTTCATGGCAGCTAATGTTAATAAATCAGGCATCTTAATAATATCATCAAATTTTTTATTGTAATCTATCTTAAAATCATACTTGAAAAAAGTCATTTTTACCTTATTGACTATCAGATTAAATTGGTCTGTTTCAGCATAAAGTAATTTATCTATCTTTGCGAGTTGGCTTACTTTTCTCTTTATAACGGCGTTATTGAAACTCTTGTCAGTAAAAAGATCAAAATCAATAGAATGTCTGTGTCCAATATGCAATGCCACAGCAGTACCGCCAACTAAATCAAAATCCCGCGAAAAATATTTCACTACAGGCAGCAGTTTTATTTGCTCGATTGTTAATATCTCTTTATGCATACCCAGTATATAAACTTCCCGCGCCAAACGCACGATTTTGACGAGTATAAGTTATTAATCTTAATTTTGTTGAAAAATTAAAACCTTTATTATGTTCTTCCAATCGCTTCTTCAGGTTACGAGCAAACTCAATGTGCCTCTCGTCATCCTTCTTGCTTTCCAACACATAGACGCAGGAGAACATACGGGAAGTTGTATTACTGGGCATATTTATTAAAATAAAGCCTGAAGTAATTTTTTGATTTTGGCAAATAATTGCACCTTTTCTGTTGCGACTTTTCCCTGAAAATCCGCGCCGCTTTTTTAATGCCCAAAATTTTAATAACTTTCTGCACATCGTCCCAGTCGCCGTAATTCAAAACCGCTTCCAGAATAGTCGCGTCTGAAAGTCCGTCATAGTTCTTTGTTGACCACACCAGGTATGGCTTTTTCTTTATATAATTTTGCAGCGTCATAATTGAATTACACCGTTCGTTCAATCTTGCAGATTGAACGATTGGTTTTATCGCCGAACAGGCCGGTAATGCACATAATATCCAAGGATAGAGGCAGACGGTCGAATGGCTGATCAACTCTGCGGATTCAGTCTGCAAGACTGAACCAACGTTAGTTCTATCTGCGTAAATCTGCGTTACATCAGCGTTGATCTGCGTCCATGTCGCCGCCTTCGCGCAATCGGCGCATTTTGAGTAAAGCTGATCACGCACTCCTGTCTATCGAAATACTGTTTCAGGATAACATCTGCAACCTGACAATGATGAAGTACACCTGGTATAAATAGGGCCTGAAAATTCCTTCCCGCACCACTCACCATAATTACATTCACTATCAATCGTGCATACCCTACTGGGGTCCTTTTCACACTTCCATACTTCTTCACCGGATCGAA
It encodes the following:
- a CDS encoding nucleotidyl transferase AbiEii/AbiGii toxin family protein, which produces MHKEILTIEQIKLLPVVKYFSRDFDLVGGTAVALHIGHRHSIDFDLFTDKSFNNAVIKRKVSQLAKIDKLLYAETDQFNLIVNKVKMTFFKYDFKIDYNKKFDDIIKMPDLLTLAAMKAYALGMRAKWKDCVDLYFIMRDYHSIVEIIKKTRQIFGSEFNERMFRNQLAYFDDVDYREEVVYLSGFKVNDNEVKKSLIEFSLK
- a CDS encoding ComF family protein, whose product is MELLLYGLKYHGLKSAAIPCARLLARALTENYSLSERPVSAAFCPIPLHPQRERERGYNQARLIGKALSHELSLPLRELLIRTRATKDQVKLNRAQRLLNLDGAFEPQQDAILQEQVVFLIDDVVTSGATLHAAASALRKQWPHLQIWGLAVAYHAHGNN
- a CDS encoding GIY-YIG nuclease family protein, yielding MFYTYILKEKQKHHFYVGSSNDLNERLQEHAQGLTRSTRGRVWNLYCYFAFPSETLARKFEQYLKTGSGRAFAKRHFEFQVDEALA
- a CDS encoding serine hydrolase, whose amino-acid sequence is MKKFMFFFFIFAAFFDTGTRAEAAETLAERLRGRILLQVESYGRAWYVNPADGTRYYLKDGETAFELMRSFGLGITDRDLAKIPIARGQAADRTLAARLSGRILLQVEKRGEAWYVNPSDGLRYYLQDGNAAYALMRQFGLGIKDKDLRKIEMNDVQIVQDTTFDDVAYVKLSGGDIVAEKHQNQILPPASLTKLMTALVLIDHDFDFHRTLTLTADALAFPKALVGDDTTSEIELEAGDQVQADDLFIAMLVASSNQAAIALVDASGMTREEFIAAMNARAKAMGLTRTRFFDPAGLDAHTVTTPYEMALIAQEAFLAPEIFAAARQDAHTITMQQPPYRSLFVTDRNTTLKPYHPDAVKVGFLIEAQRCVALMKDGDIVVIMHARSMSERNGILNKLLSRE
- a CDS encoding GxxExxY protein; protein product: MNTLSLSDSLAELGPMGKRLSSRLKSLGIMSIEDLLFHYPFRYEDWSRVLPIKNLIPGMQATVSATVKTISFRPGRWKIKPLIEALLEDQNGDHIRAVWFNASYLIKTLTPGTALLLSGKIDRSKDALQLTHPVWEKNTTHAPMHTARIIPIYHATNTISQKQIRSLMAVSLQNIPSIPDPLPSWIASGAKIIPLDRAIRAIHFPSTWAALSAAQTRLKFDELFLLQLRSALARQELTALKSTPIPFHETLTRTFVARLPFKLTTAQRKAAWEIIKDLGKGKPMNRLLEGDVGSGKTVAAAIAALNVIASGHQVAYLAPTAILAAQQFATFCRLFSDTPLCPPLTKGGNGGVFTIALITQGDIRVNKIQSFPPQRDPAYLRESDSRGGTKPKVQNERGYKKISKQELAVLLRKGRVDISIGTHALLSEHIQFQKLALVIVDEQHRFGVNQRAALLRRSAQIKTQIDADADDFLYKELTYQIRGAAFEVANSLGLGLKENVYQKALEESLKQKRLLYEREKSINVSFHDTRVGSFKPDFIIDQKVIVELKALPFIGKIEEKQLWSYLKGSNYKVALLINFGNDKLDIRRIIYDTARDKTPQPSPNQHASVINQHMSASSDLRPSASHLRESAYVPHLLSMTATPIPRSLALVAYADLDLSIINELPKGRAPITTKIIPPEQRQDAYNLIKQELSSGHQAFIICPLIDPSDALGVKSVKEEAERLKREHFPHVNLAALHGRMTPASKDKIMGAFAQGSIQVLVSTPVVEVGIDVPNATVILIESAERFGLAQLHQLRGRVGRSTHSSWCLLATETEQEEALKRLHAAVSSRDGFALAEIDLEMRGPGEVYGTQQSGFLDTLKIAKLTDVIILKQSKETVARLLQEDPALSRYPLLQRRLAVFEESVHFE